Proteins from a single region of Styela clava chromosome 1, kaStyClav1.hap1.2, whole genome shotgun sequence:
- the LOC120334892 gene encoding uncharacterized protein LOC120334892 encodes MIRLLKRFILLTALICLLISQGCEAKGHRILRQYDARIMDRPDDVAGVKCGEDIKLTCVAEGSPSPEIQWRYYNQETNVDEEASRVVVRHSGRDGRIKIKTEELYVVRSTLIIRNADSGDEGMYQCRASNYVNRNNHGINVNQHWRIEEVPVGKVMCKGKTETVITHTEVYPASTYNRSVFDKAVERVVTSTSSTSSTTDLKKLTSLMTSSSTGKPPSSHKPKKNHHKMKSENSKKSIRNMVEKGTQKTVTAILIGKDKSFNERIESPIQGSALDQNDGDGNSGLGIYKRPWILAILHFLLSIYLFMLSSW; translated from the exons ATGATTCGTTTGCTAAAGAGATTTATTCTACTGACAGCTTTGATCTGTTTATTGATTTCACAAGGATGTGAAGCCAAAGGACATCGAATCT tacGTCAGTATGACGCAAGAATCATGGACCGACCAGATGACGTAGCAGGAGTGAAATGTGGTGAAGATATCAAATTAACATGCGTTGCCGAG GGGTCACCGTCACCGGAAATCCAGTGGCGTTACTACAATCAAGAAACAAACGTGGACGAAGAAGCCAGCAGAGTGGTTGTAAGACATTCTGGCAGGGATGGGAGAATAAAGATTAAAACTGAG GAGCTCTACGTGGTCCGTAGCACTCTTATAATTCGCAACGCAGACTCAGGTGACGAAGGGATGTATCAATGCAGAGCAAGTAATTACGTGAACCGGAACAACCATGGAATCAATGTCAACCAACATTGGAGAATCGAGGAAGTTCCGGTGGGAAAGGTCATGTGTAAAGGGAAGACAG AAACTGTCATAACACACACCGAGGTGTACCCTGCTTCTACGTACAACCGTAGCGTGTTCGATAAGGCAGTAGAGCGTGTTGTTACGTCAACAAGTTCTACGTCATCAACAACAGATTTGAAAAAGTTGACGTCACTAATGACATCATCGAGCACTGGTAAACCTCCCTCGTCACATAAACCCAAGAAAAATCACCACAAAATGAAGAGCGAAAATTCGAAGAAAAGCATCAGAAATATGGTCGAAAAAGGAACACAGA AAACTGTGACAGCGATACTGATAGGAAAAGACAAATCATTCAACGAGAGAATAGAGTCACCAATACAAGGATCTGCATTGGATCAAAATGATGGAGATGGAAACTCAG GACTTGGCATATACAAGCGGCCATGGATTCTTGCAATTCTTCACTTTCTCCTTTCCATATACTTGTTCATGCTATCGTCGTGGTAA